ATCCTGCTCAAATTCACCGAAGTGCCCGACATGACTGCGGCGGAAAAGCTCAAAGGGGCGCTGTTGCAGGTGCCGCGATCCCAGCTGGTGCCGCTGCCCGCCGACACCTTTTATATCTTCGACATCATCGGCCTGGAGGTTTACGACACTGCCGGGAGCCACCTGGGGCGGGTGAGCGATGTCATCCAGACCGGGGCCAATGATGTCTATGTGGTGGAGCGAGGGGTGGCGGATCAGCCAGCGGACGGTGCGGCGGATGCCTCTGCAGCAAAACAAAAGCTCCGTGCCCCGGTCAGGGCTCCGGCTCCCCTGTTGATTCCCGCCCTGAAAAGCGTGGTCAAGCAGGTCGACCTGAGCGCCCGGTGTATGCGGGTGGAACTGCCGCCCGGCCTGGAGGGAGACCAAAGTGCTGATTAATATTCTCACCCTGTTTCCGGCCATGTTCAGCGGCCCCTTTGACGACAGCATTATCAAGCGGGCCCGCTTGAGCGGCCATCTCACCATCAACCTGGTCAACATCCGCGACTTTTCCACCAACAAGCATCACACTGTGGACGATACGCCCTACGGCGGCGGTGCGGGCATGGTCATGGGGCCCGAGCCCATTTTCCGGGCCGTGGAGCAGGTACGCCGGCATGCCTCCTCGCCCGGCAGGGTGATCTACATGAGCCCGGCCGGGAGGGTACTCACCCAGCCTCTGGTGCGGCAGCTAGCGCAGGAAGAGCACCTGATCATCCTGTGCGGGCATTACGAAGGCATCGACGAGCGGGTGCGGGAGGCCCTGGTGGATGAGGAAATCTCCATCGGCGACTATGTGCTCACCGGGGGCGAACTGCCGGCCATGGTGCTGGTGGATGCCGTGGCCCGCTTTGTGCCCGGCGTGCTGGGCAAGCAGGATTCGGCGCAGGAGGAATCCTTCAGCGACGGCCTGCTGGAGTACCCCCACTACACCCGGCCCCGCTCCTTTCGGGGCCTGGAGGTGCCCGAAGTGCTTTTAAGCGGCCATCACGAAAACATCCGCCTCTGGCGGCGGCGGCAGTCGCTGCTGCGCACCCTGGCCGTACGGCCCGAACTGCTCCGGGAAGCCTCGCTCACCGCCGAGGATAAAAAA
The sequence above is a segment of the Desulfurispora thermophila DSM 16022 genome. Coding sequences within it:
- the rimM gene encoding ribosome maturation factor RimM (Essential for efficient processing of 16S rRNA), with amino-acid sequence MSEQMITIGKITGTQGNKGLVRVYPLTDYPERFFTMQQVTLLLAGRYLTYHIAEARAYKKFILLKFTEVPDMTAAEKLKGALLQVPRSQLVPLPADTFYIFDIIGLEVYDTAGSHLGRVSDVIQTGANDVYVVERGVADQPADGAADASAAKQKLRAPVRAPAPLLIPALKSVVKQVDLSARCMRVELPPGLEGDQSAD
- the trmD gene encoding tRNA (guanosine(37)-N1)-methyltransferase TrmD, with amino-acid sequence MLINILTLFPAMFSGPFDDSIIKRARLSGHLTINLVNIRDFSTNKHHTVDDTPYGGGAGMVMGPEPIFRAVEQVRRHASSPGRVIYMSPAGRVLTQPLVRQLAQEEHLIILCGHYEGIDERVREALVDEEISIGDYVLTGGELPAMVLVDAVARFVPGVLGKQDSAQEESFSDGLLEYPHYTRPRSFRGLEVPEVLLSGHHENIRLWRRRQSLLRTLAVRPELLREASLTAEDKKILRRICEDISGLL